In a genomic window of Malaclemys terrapin pileata isolate rMalTer1 chromosome 17, rMalTer1.hap1, whole genome shotgun sequence:
- the ENTR1 gene encoding endosome-associated-trafficking regulator 1 isoform X1: protein MAGHSRGPRSPSPNPQLWGGEEPGAANPFSFREFVRSQGRGAAPRGASPQAAAPPPPLRLHEPFFPDPSAGDTRLDGEDAEWSGCYQPAAVERAHWAGPGSASPGPSALESFYGDRPDWSGLEDSAPWQLDESDPLGYAEQNLASRGEAGEGPCHPLQPACRDLQEENARLRSKINQLHFFSETQTDKVKTLEKKLEENKIKEQKEARDLEAMVQHVEQNLQLMTKRAVKAENNVIKLKQENALLQVQLKNYKTENEALKTGQSASLAVVKQNADIALQNLLRVITNSRSSIKQLVSGAESLQVVAELLKSIDRISEISDDGP from the exons ATGGCGGGTCACAGCCGCGGCCCCCGCTCCCCTTCCCCGaacccccagctctggggcg GCGAGGAGCCCGGCGCGGCCAACCCCTTCTCCTTCCGGGAGTTCGTGCGGAGCCAGGGCCGGGGCGCGGCCCCGCGCGGCGCCAGCCCCCAG GCCgccgcgccgccgccccccctGCGGCTCCACGAGCCGTTTTTCCCGGACCCCAGCGCGGGCGACACGCGGCTGGACGGGGAGGATGCGGAGTGGAGCGGGTGTTACCAGCCCGCCGCCGTGGAACGAGCCCACTGGGCCGGGCCCGGGAGCGCCTCGCCGGGGCCCAGCGCCTTGGAGTCCTTCTACGGCGACCGCCCGGACTGGTCGGGGCTGGAGGACTCCGCGCCGTGGCAGCTGGACGAGAGTGACCCGCTGGGCTACGCAGAGCAGAACCTGGCGTCCCGGGGGGAAGCTGGAGAGGGGCCCTGTCACCCGCTGCAGCCGGCCTGCCGAGAC CTACAAGAAGAAAATGCCAGACTAAGAAGCAAGATTAACCAGCTTCACTTCTTCTCTGAAACTCAGACAGACAA GGTAAAGACACTTGAAAAAAAACTAGAAGAGAACAAGATTAAAGAGCAAAAAGAGGCCCGGGATCTAGAAGCAATGGTGCAGCATGTAGAACAGAATCTCCAGTTGATGACG AAACGGGCTGTGAAAGCAGAAAATAATGTTATAAAACTGAAACAGGAAAATGCACTACTTCAG GTTCAGCTGAAAAATTACAAGACAGAGAATGAAGCCTTGAAGACTGGCCAGTCTGCTAGTTTGGCTGTAGTGAAACAAAATGCAGATATTGCCTTGCAGAATCTTCTGAGAGTAATTACAAATTCACGCTCTTCAATAAA gCAATTGGTCTCTGGAGCAGAATCATTGCAGGTTGTTGCCGAACTCCTTAAATCGATCGACAGAATTTCTGAAATTTCAGATGATGGACCGTGA
- the ENTR1 gene encoding endosome-associated-trafficking regulator 1 isoform X2, with protein MAGHSRGPRSPSPNPQLWGGEEPGAANPFSFREFVRSQGRGAAPRGASPQAAAPPPPLRLHEPFFPDPSAGDTRLDGEDAEWSGCYQPAAVERAHWAGPGSASPGPSALESFYGDRPDWSGLEDSAPWQLDESDPLGYAEQNLASRGEAGEGPCHPLQPACRDLQEENARLRSKINQLHFFSETQTDKVKTLEKKLEENKIKEQKEARDLEAMVQHVEQNLQLMTKRAVKAENNVIKLKQENALLQLKNYKTENEALKTGQSASLAVVKQNADIALQNLLRVITNSRSSIKQLVSGAESLQVVAELLKSIDRISEISDDGP; from the exons ATGGCGGGTCACAGCCGCGGCCCCCGCTCCCCTTCCCCGaacccccagctctggggcg GCGAGGAGCCCGGCGCGGCCAACCCCTTCTCCTTCCGGGAGTTCGTGCGGAGCCAGGGCCGGGGCGCGGCCCCGCGCGGCGCCAGCCCCCAG GCCgccgcgccgccgccccccctGCGGCTCCACGAGCCGTTTTTCCCGGACCCCAGCGCGGGCGACACGCGGCTGGACGGGGAGGATGCGGAGTGGAGCGGGTGTTACCAGCCCGCCGCCGTGGAACGAGCCCACTGGGCCGGGCCCGGGAGCGCCTCGCCGGGGCCCAGCGCCTTGGAGTCCTTCTACGGCGACCGCCCGGACTGGTCGGGGCTGGAGGACTCCGCGCCGTGGCAGCTGGACGAGAGTGACCCGCTGGGCTACGCAGAGCAGAACCTGGCGTCCCGGGGGGAAGCTGGAGAGGGGCCCTGTCACCCGCTGCAGCCGGCCTGCCGAGAC CTACAAGAAGAAAATGCCAGACTAAGAAGCAAGATTAACCAGCTTCACTTCTTCTCTGAAACTCAGACAGACAA GGTAAAGACACTTGAAAAAAAACTAGAAGAGAACAAGATTAAAGAGCAAAAAGAGGCCCGGGATCTAGAAGCAATGGTGCAGCATGTAGAACAGAATCTCCAGTTGATGACG AAACGGGCTGTGAAAGCAGAAAATAATGTTATAAAACTGAAACAGGAAAATGCACTACTTCAG CTGAAAAATTACAAGACAGAGAATGAAGCCTTGAAGACTGGCCAGTCTGCTAGTTTGGCTGTAGTGAAACAAAATGCAGATATTGCCTTGCAGAATCTTCTGAGAGTAATTACAAATTCACGCTCTTCAATAAA gCAATTGGTCTCTGGAGCAGAATCATTGCAGGTTGTTGCCGAACTCCTTAAATCGATCGACAGAATTTCTGAAATTTCAGATGATGGACCGTGA
- the PMPCA gene encoding mitochondrial-processing peptidase subunit alpha, with amino-acid sequence MAANMVRFRGGAWGPLRRFGLAAYRKYSSGGGCPNVPLTSPLPGVPKPVFATVDGQEKFETKVTTLENGLRIASQNKFGQFCTVGILINSGSRHEAKYLSGISHFLEKLAFSSTAQFGSKDEILLTLEKHGGICDCQASRDTMMYAVSADAKGLDSVVNLLADVVLQPRLSDEEIEMTRMAVQFELEDLNMRPDPEPLLTEMIHAAAYRENTVGLNRFCPVENIEKMDRKVLHSYLQNYYTPDRMVLAGVGIEHEQLVECARKYLLGVDPVWKSDKPKQVDKSVAQYTGGIIKLEKDMSDVSLGPTPIPELTHIMIGLESCSFLEEDFIPFAVLNMMMGGGGSFSAGGPGKGMFTRLYLNVLNRHHWMYNATSYHHSYEDTGLLCIHASADPRQVREMVEIITKEFISMAGAVGEVELERAKTQLKSMLMMNLESRPVIFEDVGRQVLATNTRKLPHELCSLIGNVKPNDIKRVVAKMLRNKPAVAALGDLTELPTYEHIQGALSSKDGRLPRMYRLFR; translated from the exons ATGGCGGCGAACATGGTGCGGTTTCGGGGTGGCGCGTGGGGCCCGCTTCGCAG GTTTGGCTTGGCAGCTTACAGAAAATACAGCAGTGGTGGTGGCTGCCCCAACGTCCCTCTCACTTCTCCTCTGCCTGGAGTGCCTAAGCCTGTCTTCGCAACAGTTGACGGACAGGAGAAATTTGAAACCAAAGTTACAACACTAGAGAATGGACTGCGGATTGCATCACAAAACAAATTTGGACAGTTCTGTACTGTAGGGA ttcTTATAAATTCAGGATCAAGACATGAAGCAAAATACCTTAGCGGCATTTCACACTTTTTGGAAAAGTTGGCTTTCTCT TCCACAGCCCAGTTTGGCAGCAAAGATGAAATTCTTCTGACCTTGGAAAAGCACGGGGGTATTTGTGATTGTCAGGCATCAAG GGATACCATGATGTATGCTGTTTCTGCTGATGCCAAAGGCCTAGACTCTGTGGTCAATCTACTGGCTGATGTAGTACTACAGCCCAGGTTATCAG ATGAAGAAATTGAGATGACTCGAATGGCTGTGCAGTTTGAGCTCGAAGATCTGAATATGAGACCTGATCCAGAGCCTCTACTAACGGAGATGATACATGCG GCAGCCTACAGGGAGAACACCGTGGGACTCAACAGGTTCTGCCCCGTGGAAAACATAGAGAAAATGGATCGGAAAGTGCTCCATTCATATCTGCAGAATTACTATACACCTGACAGGATGGTGTTGGCTGGAGTTGGGATAGAGCATGAGCAGTTGGTGGAGTGTGCCAGGAAGTATCTGCTTGGTGTAGATCCAGTGTGGAAAAGCGACAAGCCCAAGCAAGTTGACAAATCAGTCGCACAGTACACGGGAGGAATCATCAAG cttgaAAAAGACATGTCAGATGTGAGTTTGGGTCCAACCCCAATCCCTGAGCTGACCCACATCATGATTGGGTTAGAAAGCTGTTCGTTTTTG GAGGAAGACTTCATTCCCTTTGCTGTATTAAACATGATGATGGGAGGTGGCGGCTCCTTTTCTGCCGGAGGACCTGGCAAGGGCATGTTCACCCGTCTGTATCTTAATGTACTCAACAG GCATCACTGGATGTATAATGCAACCTCTTACCATCACAGTTATGAAGATACTGGTCTCTTGTGTATTCATGCCAGTGCAGATCCTCGACAG GTCCGAGAAATGGTGGAAATAATTACAAAAGAGTTCATTTCAATGGCGGGAGCTGTGGGAGAG GTGGAATTGGAGCGAGCAAAGACCCAGTTGAAATCCATGCTTATGATGAACCTAGAATCCCGGCCAGTTATCTTTGAGGATGTAGGAAGGCAAGTGCTGGCAACAAACACAAGAAAACTCCCTCATGAGCTGTGCTCTCTCATCG GTAACGTGAAACCCAATGACATCAAGAGGGTGGTTGCGAAAATGCTTCGTAACAAACCGGCAGTGGCTGCACTGGGTGACTTGACGGAATTACCTACGTATGAACACATTCAAGGAGCACTGTCTA